In Rhizobium sp. N324, a single genomic region encodes these proteins:
- the ligA gene encoding NAD-dependent DNA ligase LigA: protein MSTEGSAVDTLTIEEAAAELERLAREIAHHDALYHGKDRPEISDADYDALKRRNDALEVRFPELVRGDSPSRRVGAAPSVTFSPVVHARPMLSLDNTFSQEDVQDFVAGVYRFLGRLPDQSIAFTAEPKIDGLSMSIRYENGRLVTAATRGDGTTGENVTANIRTIAEIPNELPKGVPAVVEIRGEVYMAKSDFLALNRQMEAEGKQTYVNPRNTAAGSLRQLDAKVTASRKLKFFAYAWGEMAEMPDDTQFGMVQIFKKWGFPVNPLMKRLNSVADILAHYDEIGLERPDLDYDIDGVVYKVDNLELQQRLGFRSRSPRWATAHKFPAEQAFTEVEKIEIQVGRTGALTPVARLKPITVGGVVVTNATLHNEDYIKGIGNSGERIRPEDHDIREGDTVIVQRAGDVIPQILDVVMEKRAADARSYEFPKTCPVCGSHAVREVNEKTGKMDSVRRCTGGFICRAQATEHLKHFVSRNAFDIEGLGSKQIDFFFEHEDASLQIRTAPEIFTLEKRQQQSLTKLENIDGFGKVSVGKLYAAINERRSIALHRFIYALGIRHVGETTAKLLARSYGTYEAFATAMKEAAPLSGDAWNDLNAIEGIGEVVARAMVEFYKEPRNVEVIGRLLEEVTPAEAEQPVTSGSPVAGKTVVFTGSLEKFTRDEAKARAESLGAKVAGSVSKKTDIVVAGPGAGSKLDKARELGVQTMDEDEWLALISG from the coding sequence ATGTCCACCGAAGGTTCCGCCGTCGACACGTTGACGATCGAAGAAGCTGCCGCCGAGCTTGAGCGGCTGGCAAGGGAGATCGCGCATCACGACGCGCTCTACCATGGCAAGGACCGGCCGGAGATTTCGGATGCCGATTACGACGCGCTGAAGCGCCGAAACGATGCGCTGGAAGTGCGGTTTCCCGAGCTGGTCCGCGGGGATAGCCCGTCGCGGCGGGTGGGTGCTGCGCCTTCCGTCACCTTCTCGCCCGTCGTCCATGCGCGGCCGATGCTGTCGCTCGACAACACGTTTTCGCAGGAGGACGTGCAGGATTTCGTCGCCGGCGTCTATCGCTTCCTCGGCCGTCTGCCGGACCAGTCGATCGCCTTTACCGCCGAGCCGAAGATCGACGGCCTGTCGATGTCGATCCGTTACGAAAACGGCAGGCTGGTGACGGCTGCCACACGCGGCGACGGCACGACGGGGGAGAACGTCACTGCCAACATTCGGACCATCGCCGAAATACCCAACGAATTGCCGAAAGGTGTGCCTGCCGTGGTGGAAATCCGCGGCGAGGTCTATATGGCCAAAAGCGATTTCCTGGCGCTGAACCGGCAGATGGAGGCGGAGGGCAAGCAGACTTATGTCAATCCGCGCAATACGGCGGCCGGGTCGCTGCGTCAGCTCGATGCCAAGGTGACGGCGAGCCGCAAGCTGAAATTCTTCGCCTATGCCTGGGGCGAAATGGCGGAGATGCCTGACGATACCCAGTTCGGCATGGTGCAGATCTTCAAGAAATGGGGCTTTCCGGTCAATCCGCTGATGAAGCGGCTGAATTCGGTCGCCGACATCCTGGCGCATTACGACGAGATCGGTCTCGAGCGCCCGGATCTCGATTACGACATCGACGGTGTCGTCTATAAGGTCGACAACCTCGAGCTGCAGCAGCGCCTCGGCTTCCGCTCGCGCAGCCCCCGCTGGGCGACGGCGCACAAGTTTCCGGCGGAACAGGCCTTCACCGAGGTCGAGAAAATCGAGATCCAGGTTGGCCGCACCGGCGCGCTGACGCCGGTTGCGCGGCTGAAGCCGATCACGGTCGGCGGTGTGGTCGTTACCAATGCGACGCTGCACAACGAGGATTACATCAAGGGCATCGGCAATAGCGGCGAGCGCATCCGGCCAGAGGACCACGATATCCGCGAGGGCGATACCGTCATCGTCCAGCGTGCCGGCGACGTCATTCCGCAGATCCTCGACGTGGTGATGGAAAAACGCGCCGCCGATGCCCGCTCCTACGAGTTTCCGAAGACCTGCCCGGTCTGCGGTTCGCATGCGGTACGCGAGGTCAACGAGAAGACCGGCAAGATGGATTCGGTGCGCCGCTGCACCGGCGGTTTCATCTGCCGGGCGCAGGCGACGGAGCATCTGAAGCACTTCGTCTCGCGCAACGCCTTCGACATCGAGGGGCTAGGTTCGAAGCAGATCGACTTCTTCTTCGAACACGAGGATGCGTCGCTGCAGATCCGCACGGCCCCCGAAATCTTCACGCTGGAGAAGCGCCAGCAGCAATCGCTGACCAAGCTGGAGAATATCGACGGCTTCGGCAAGGTCAGTGTCGGCAAGCTCTATGCGGCGATCAATGAGCGACGCAGCATTGCGCTGCACCGTTTCATCTATGCGCTCGGCATCCGCCATGTCGGCGAGACCACGGCGAAGCTGCTGGCGCGCTCCTACGGCACCTACGAAGCCTTTGCGACCGCGATGAAGGAAGCAGCACCGCTGTCCGGCGACGCCTGGAACGATCTCAACGCCATCGAGGGCATCGGCGAGGTCGTGGCGCGCGCCATGGTCGAATTCTACAAGGAGCCGCGCAATGTCGAGGTGATCGGCCGCCTGCTGGAGGAAGTGACGCCTGCGGAAGCCGAACAGCCGGTCACCTCAGGCAGTCCGGTGGCCGGTAAGACCGTGGTCTTTACCGGCTCGCTGGAAAAATTCACCCGCGACGAGGCGAAGGCGAGGGCGGAAAGCTTGGGCGCCAAGGTGGCGGGATCGGTGTCGAAGAAAACCGACATCGTCGTCGCCGGCCCCGGCGCCGGTTCCAAGCTCGACAAGGCGCGCGAACTCGGCGTGCAGACGATGGACGAGGACGAGTGGCTGGCATTGATCAGCGGGTGA
- a CDS encoding DUF6886 family protein — protein sequence MRLFHFSDDPDIAVFEPRPVRIPSIRPAGQEWLNGPLVWAIDGDHDFMYLFPRDCPRILIWATPDTSEAERRRWLGDWRAVAFVERHWLERLEAETIHRYEMPAEDFEDLGDAGMWVCRRRVIPTERIAISRLDREFAPRGVELRVVDSLRPLKDLWNTGLHVSGIRLRNAREWE from the coding sequence ATGCGTCTTTTCCATTTCAGCGATGATCCCGATATTGCCGTGTTCGAACCGCGCCCGGTCCGCATCCCCTCCATTCGCCCCGCCGGCCAGGAATGGCTGAACGGCCCGCTCGTCTGGGCGATCGATGGCGATCATGACTTCATGTATCTCTTCCCGCGCGACTGCCCGCGCATCCTGATCTGGGCAACGCCGGATACGTCGGAGGCCGAACGGCGGCGCTGGCTCGGTGATTGGCGCGCTGTCGCCTTCGTCGAACGCCATTGGTTGGAAAGGCTCGAGGCAGAGACGATCCATCGTTATGAGATGCCGGCTGAGGATTTCGAAGACCTCGGCGATGCGGGCATGTGGGTGTGCCGCCGGCGCGTCATTCCGACGGAGCGGATTGCCATATCACGGCTCGATCGGGAGTTTGCGCCGCGTGGGGTGGAACTTCGGGTGGTCGATAGTCTCCGGCCGCTGAAGGATCTGTGGAACACGGGCCTGCATGTCAGCGGTATTCGGCTGCGCAACGCGCGGGAGTGGGAATAG
- the recN gene encoding DNA repair protein RecN, producing MLIQLSIRDIVLIERLDLAFETGLSVLTGETGAGKSILLDSLSLALGGRGDGGLVRHGEDKGQVTAVFDVGMDHGARKLLRENGIDDEGDLIFRRQQSADGRTKAYVNDQPVSVQLMRQAGQLLVEIHGQHDDRALVDTNAHRTLLDAFAGLTDEVSEVSRLYRLWRDSERALKKHREKVEGAAREADYLRSSVEELEKLSPQDGEEDELADRRQKMMKAERIAGDIAEASEFLNGNASPVPHIASLVRRLERKSHEAPGLLEDTVTLLDAALDQLSNAQMEVEAALRKTEYDPRELERVEERLFALRAASRKYSVPVTELPALAVRMIADLADLDAGEERLARLEAEVGLAHENYDTAARSLSDKRHHAGTALAAAVMTELPALKLERARFMVEITTDAREALAEGIDVVEFHVQTNPGTRPGSIMKVASGGELSRFLLALKVALADRGSAPTLVFDEIDTGVGGAVADAIGQRLKRLSERVQVLSVTHAPQVAARAATHLLISKGPAAEGSEKIATRVATMAQTDRTEEIARMLAGASVTEEARAAAKRLLAGNG from the coding sequence ATGCTGATCCAGCTTTCGATCCGCGATATCGTCCTGATCGAGCGGCTGGATCTTGCCTTCGAGACCGGCCTCTCCGTGCTGACGGGCGAAACCGGGGCGGGCAAATCCATACTGCTCGACAGCCTGTCGCTGGCGCTCGGTGGGCGTGGCGACGGCGGCCTGGTGCGCCACGGCGAGGACAAGGGCCAGGTGACGGCGGTGTTCGACGTCGGCATGGATCACGGCGCTCGCAAGCTGCTGCGTGAAAACGGCATCGATGATGAGGGCGACCTGATATTCCGCCGCCAGCAATCGGCGGACGGGCGCACCAAGGCCTATGTCAACGACCAGCCGGTCAGCGTGCAGCTGATGCGCCAGGCCGGCCAGCTGCTGGTCGAAATCCATGGCCAGCATGACGACCGCGCCCTTGTCGACACCAATGCCCACCGCACGCTACTGGATGCCTTCGCCGGTCTTACCGATGAGGTTTCGGAGGTTTCCCGGCTGTATCGCCTGTGGCGCGACAGCGAGCGGGCGCTGAAGAAGCACCGCGAGAAGGTGGAAGGCGCGGCGCGCGAAGCCGATTATCTTCGCTCCTCCGTCGAGGAGCTGGAGAAGCTCTCGCCGCAGGATGGTGAGGAGGACGAACTCGCGGACCGCCGGCAGAAGATGATGAAGGCCGAGCGGATCGCCGGCGATATTGCCGAGGCATCCGAGTTCCTGAACGGCAATGCCTCGCCGGTGCCGCATATCGCCTCGCTGGTGCGCCGGCTGGAGCGTAAGAGCCATGAGGCGCCCGGCCTGCTCGAAGACACCGTGACGCTGCTCGATGCCGCGCTCGACCAGCTTTCCAACGCCCAGATGGAAGTCGAGGCGGCGTTGCGCAAGACCGAATACGATCCGAGGGAATTGGAGCGGGTGGAGGAGCGGCTTTTCGCGCTCAGGGCCGCCTCGCGCAAATATTCCGTGCCCGTCACCGAGCTGCCGGCGCTTGCCGTCCGGATGATCGCCGATCTGGCCGACCTCGACGCGGGCGAGGAGAGGCTTGCCAGGCTCGAAGCCGAGGTCGGCCTAGCGCACGAGAATTACGATACCGCGGCGCGCTCGCTCTCCGACAAGCGCCATCACGCCGGCACCGCGCTGGCTGCCGCCGTCATGACGGAGCTGCCGGCGTTGAAGCTTGAACGCGCCCGGTTCATGGTCGAGATCACCACGGATGCGCGGGAGGCGCTTGCCGAAGGCATCGACGTCGTCGAGTTCCATGTCCAGACCAATCCGGGCACGCGGCCGGGATCGATCATGAAGGTCGCCTCCGGCGGCGAGCTGTCGCGTTTCCTGCTGGCGCTGAAGGTGGCGCTCGCCGATCGCGGATCGGCGCCTACACTCGTCTTCGACGAAATCGACACTGGCGTCGGCGGGGCGGTGGCCGATGCGATCGGCCAGCGGCTGAAGCGGCTGTCGGAGCGGGTGCAGGTGCTGTCGGTCACGCATGCCCCGCAGGTCGCCGCAAGGGCGGCGACGCACCTCCTGATCTCCAAGGGGCCGGCGGCCGAGGGATCTGAAAAGATCGCCACGCGCGTGGCGACGATGGCGCAGACGGACCGCACCGAAGAAATCGCCCGGATGCTGGCCGGGGCTTCGGTGACCGAAGAGGCGAGGGCGGCCGCGAAGCGGCTGCTGGCCGGCAACGGCTGA
- a CDS encoding outer membrane protein assembly factor BamD, whose amino-acid sequence MGYAGSEGMMKTARALFASLLVLSAGASISGCQSDPDIDITKLGLETDPPDVLYTQGLANMKAGNMAEAARKFDAIDRENPFSEWARKALVMSTFVKYRQGRLDDALASGNRYMSQYPKSQDAAYVQYLIGLTYSKQIVDVTQDQRASAKTIEAMQAVIDNYPNSEYVDDAQAKIRFARDQLAGKEMQIGRYYMERKEYLAAISRFRIVVEKYPNTNQIEEALARLVEAYYSMGIVEEAQTAAAVLGHNYPDSQWYADSYKLLQSGGAEPRENKGSWIAAAGKKLLLGS is encoded by the coding sequence ATGGGTTATGCAGGATCTGAAGGTATGATGAAGACAGCGCGTGCTTTGTTCGCATCGCTTCTGGTGCTCAGCGCAGGCGCCTCGATATCCGGTTGCCAGTCGGATCCCGATATCGACATCACCAAACTCGGCCTCGAAACCGATCCGCCTGACGTACTCTACACCCAGGGCCTTGCCAATATGAAGGCCGGCAACATGGCGGAAGCGGCGCGCAAGTTCGACGCGATCGACCGCGAGAACCCGTTCTCCGAATGGGCGCGCAAGGCGCTTGTGATGAGCACCTTCGTCAAATACCGCCAGGGCCGCCTCGACGATGCGCTTGCCTCAGGCAACCGCTATATGTCGCAATATCCGAAATCGCAGGATGCTGCCTATGTGCAGTATCTCATCGGTCTCACCTATTCCAAACAGATCGTCGACGTGACGCAGGACCAGCGCGCCTCGGCCAAGACGATCGAAGCGATGCAGGCGGTCATCGACAACTATCCGAACTCCGAATATGTCGACGACGCGCAGGCGAAGATCCGCTTTGCGCGCGACCAGCTCGCCGGCAAGGAAATGCAGATCGGCCGCTACTATATGGAGCGGAAGGAATATCTCGCCGCGATCTCGCGCTTCCGCATCGTCGTCGAGAAATATCCGAACACGAACCAGATCGAAGAGGCCCTGGCGCGTCTCGTCGAAGCTTATTATTCCATGGGTATCGTCGAAGAGGCGCAGACGGCGGCTGCCGTTCTCGGCCACAATTATCCCGACAGCCAGTGGTACGCCGATTCCTACAAGCTGCTGCAGAGCGGCGGTGCCGAGCCGCGTGAGAACAAGGGCTCGTGGATCGCTGCGGCAGGCAAGAAACTTCTTCTCGGTTCCTGA
- the lpxC gene encoding UDP-3-O-acyl-N-acetylglucosamine deacetylase, giving the protein MAIGLLGFQTTVSRPVTLSGIGVHSGANVSITLNPAESDTGVVFQRLHANGDITELKAVSSQVGNTDLCTVLGFSPAHSVATIEHVMAAIYALGLDNVVIEVQGAEMPIMDGSSLPFVEAIEQVGLVSLGVKRRYIRITKPVRIEHGGSWSEFRPYDGTRFEVEIDFDCPLIGRQKWAGDMTAAVFKAELSRARTFGFMRDVERLWASGHALGSSLENSVVISDDNTVINVEGLRYAKDEFVRHKTLDAVGDLSLAGAPFIGCYRSYRGGHKMNANALKALLADPSAYEVVETSTPRQRVAAREMIAVSASEFAPWSA; this is encoded by the coding sequence ATGGCAATTGGCTTGCTGGGTTTTCAAACGACGGTATCGCGTCCCGTGACGCTTTCGGGCATCGGCGTCCATTCGGGCGCGAATGTTTCGATCACGCTGAACCCGGCCGAATCGGATACCGGCGTCGTTTTCCAGCGCCTGCATGCCAATGGCGACATCACCGAACTGAAGGCCGTCTCCTCGCAGGTCGGCAATACCGACCTCTGCACCGTGCTTGGTTTCTCGCCGGCCCATTCGGTCGCGACGATCGAGCATGTCATGGCGGCGATCTATGCGCTCGGCCTCGATAATGTCGTGATCGAGGTGCAGGGCGCGGAAATGCCGATTATGGACGGCAGCTCGCTGCCCTTCGTCGAGGCGATCGAGCAGGTGGGCCTCGTCTCGCTCGGCGTCAAACGCCGCTATATCCGTATCACCAAGCCGGTGCGTATCGAGCATGGCGGCTCCTGGAGCGAATTCCGTCCTTATGACGGCACGCGCTTCGAAGTCGAGATCGATTTCGACTGCCCGCTGATCGGCCGGCAGAAATGGGCCGGTGACATGACCGCCGCCGTCTTCAAGGCCGAGCTTTCCCGTGCCCGCACCTTCGGCTTCATGCGCGATGTCGAGCGGCTCTGGGCCTCGGGCCATGCGCTTGGCTCCTCGCTCGAAAATTCCGTCGTCATCTCTGACGACAACACCGTCATCAACGTCGAAGGGCTGCGTTACGCCAAGGACGAATTCGTTCGCCACAAGACGCTCGATGCCGTCGGCGATCTGTCGCTTGCCGGCGCCCCGTTCATCGGCTGCTACCGTTCCTATCGCGGCGGTCACAAGATGAATGCCAATGCGCTGAAGGCGCTGCTCGCCGATCCCTCCGCCTATGAGGTTGTGGAGACGTCGACGCCACGCCAGCGCGTTGCCGCCCGCGAAATGATCGCGGTCAGCGCTTCGGAATTCGCTCCCTGGTCGGCATGA
- the ftsZ gene encoding cell division protein FtsZ: MTIKLQKPDITELKPRITVFGVGGGGGNAVNNMITAGLQGVDFVVANTDAQALTMTKAERVIQLGANVTEGLGAGSQPEVGRAAAEECIDEIIDHLNGTHMCFVTAGMGGGTGTGAAPVVAQAARNKGILTVGVVTKPFHFEGGRRMRLAEMGIQELQKSVDTLIVIPNQNLFRIANDKTTFADAFAMADQVLYSGVACITDLMVKEGLINLDFADVRSVMREMGRAMMGTGEASGSGRALQAAEAAIANPLLDETSMKGAQGLLISITGGRDLTLFEVDEAATRIREEVDPDANIILGATFDESLEGIIRVSVVATGIDRAISEAAERNLQPVARPAIRPSAAVAPAAAAVQPAPVMQAPKAVDPIAQTIREAEMERELEFPAPRASAPVQQPVVQQETFRPQSKIFAPAPEAPAMRPQVQQQAPASVMSQPVMSQPVQQQPVRQEPIIRQAAEPMRMPKVEDFPPVVQAELDHRTQPASAHAVEERGPMGLLKRITNSLGRRDDEAVAADMTAAPPAASQQRRPLSPEASLYAPRRGNLDDQGRAVPQARMMQEDDQLEIPAFLRRQSN, translated from the coding sequence ATGACCATCAAGCTGCAAAAGCCTGACATCACAGAGCTGAAGCCGCGCATCACCGTATTCGGCGTCGGCGGCGGTGGCGGCAACGCCGTCAATAACATGATCACCGCCGGTCTCCAGGGCGTCGACTTCGTCGTCGCCAACACGGATGCCCAGGCGCTGACCATGACGAAGGCCGAACGGGTCATCCAGCTCGGCGCCAACGTCACCGAAGGCCTCGGCGCAGGTTCGCAGCCGGAAGTCGGCCGCGCGGCCGCCGAAGAGTGCATCGACGAGATCATCGATCACCTGAACGGCACGCATATGTGCTTCGTCACCGCCGGCATGGGCGGCGGCACCGGCACGGGTGCAGCGCCCGTCGTCGCACAGGCCGCCCGCAACAAAGGCATCCTGACGGTCGGCGTCGTCACCAAGCCGTTCCATTTCGAAGGCGGGCGCCGCATGCGCCTGGCCGAGATGGGCATCCAGGAGCTGCAGAAGTCTGTCGATACGCTGATCGTCATTCCGAACCAGAACCTCTTCCGCATTGCCAACGACAAGACGACCTTCGCCGATGCCTTCGCGATGGCCGACCAGGTCCTCTATTCGGGCGTTGCCTGCATCACCGACCTGATGGTGAAGGAAGGTCTCATCAACCTCGACTTCGCCGACGTACGCTCGGTGATGCGCGAAATGGGCCGCGCGATGATGGGCACCGGCGAGGCTTCCGGCTCCGGCCGCGCGCTGCAGGCCGCCGAGGCTGCAATCGCCAACCCGCTGCTCGACGAGACCTCGATGAAGGGCGCCCAGGGCCTGCTGATCTCCATCACCGGCGGCCGCGACCTTACCCTCTTCGAAGTCGACGAAGCCGCGACCCGCATCCGCGAGGAAGTCGATCCCGACGCCAACATCATCCTCGGCGCCACCTTCGACGAATCGCTTGAAGGCATCATCCGCGTCTCGGTCGTCGCAACCGGCATCGATCGGGCGATCAGCGAAGCCGCCGAGCGCAACCTGCAGCCGGTCGCACGGCCTGCTATCCGTCCCTCCGCGGCTGTTGCTCCGGCAGCGGCCGCAGTTCAGCCTGCCCCCGTGATGCAGGCACCGAAGGCCGTGGATCCGATCGCGCAGACCATCCGTGAAGCCGAGATGGAACGCGAACTCGAATTCCCGGCCCCGCGTGCCAGCGCCCCGGTGCAGCAGCCGGTGGTACAGCAGGAAACCTTCCGTCCGCAGAGCAAGATCTTCGCGCCTGCACCGGAAGCTCCGGCAATGCGTCCGCAGGTTCAGCAGCAGGCTCCGGCGTCCGTCATGAGCCAGCCGGTCATGAGCCAGCCCGTCCAGCAGCAGCCGGTCCGGCAGGAGCCGATCATCCGCCAGGCGGCCGAACCGATGCGCATGCCGAAGGTCGAGGATTTCCCGCCGGTCGTCCAGGCCGAACTCGACCACCGCACGCAGCCGGCTTCGGCGCATGCAGTAGAAGAGCGCGGTCCGATGGGCCTGCTGAAGCGAATCACCAATTCGCTTGGCCGCCGCGACGACGAAGCCGTTGCCGCCGACATGACTGCGGCACCGCCGGCCGCTTCGCAGCAGCGCCGTCCGCTGTCGCCCGAGGCAAGCCTCTACGCACCGCGCCGCGGCAATCTCGACGACCAGGGCCGGGCGGTTCCGCAGGCCCGGATGATGCAGGAAGACGACCAGCTGGAAATCCCGGCATTCCTGCGTCGCCAGTCGAACTAA